CTCGCCGAAACACCGCGACCATCGGACCGGCCACTGACGGCACTGCCACGCACGCGTTGAACGTGAACATTGCTAGTTGAACCACGGCGGCTGGGCTcctgcgacgccgccgccttctgCTTGCTCTGCCATGACTGCTCCGTGACCTGCTCCACCTCGTCACCATTGTACTGCCATGACTGCGAGGCCGTCCTGGTCCGGTCCGTGGAGTCGACGGAATTGGGCTCCCAGGAGCACGTCCAGGCGTTGCCGGCGAAGCTGTTGCTCCCCGCGGACTCCTGCGGCTCGGTCTCCCCGACCCCGCGGATGTCACGCACCGAGACGTATTTGTGCATGCTCGGCTCCATGAGGTCGTCCTTCACGCCGACCTCCGACTCGACCACGAGGCTGGGGCCTGGACCCTTGCCACCGTACCTCCCGTTGACCGACTCCTTGTCGTTGACCGACCTCTCCAGCTCGAAGCTCTTGTTCTCGGACGAAGAGGAGTTGAGGTCAGCGACGGCTTCAAGGATCGAGCAGGCCTTCGACACGCACGCCGGGAGAGCGAAGGTCGGCGCGGCAGTGGCAGTGGCGGCGCTGGTGCTCTGCTGGTGGTAGTTTTGGATGTCCTCGAGGAGCAGGGACGCGTACGAGTTGCCATTGTGGTCGAAGTCGCGCGAGGACCGCCTCGACGACCGGCTCCCCGGCTTCAGATTGGTGACGTTCTCGGCCACGATGCTCACCGAGTGGGTCGCGTTCATCCTTGCAGACGAAGCCTTTGTGTCCGACGCCACGGCCTCGTCCACAATCTCCTTCTCCTTCACAGCTCGGCTGCTGGGGATCTGATCCTTTGCCCGCTCCACTGTCTTCTGCGGCAATGCGACAGCAGCATCGGCGGATTTCTGCAAATCATATCGAGAATTTAGCCATTTATTAGGTGGGGAACACTGACGGCTAAAATGAAGAAAAGTTTGAAGCATTCGTTCATCCGTACCTTTTGGAGCTTGCCGTTGTTGCCATtgttgtggtggtggttgttGTCGAGAGCGTTCTCGTCGAGCTCCGCCATGGGGTTGCGCCGGAAGGGCGACTGCTCGGCCTTCCTCGAGGAGCTCCGGCTCAGGGACGGCCCGTGCGTCGGCTGCACCAGGGCGTTCTCATTCCCTGCGGCGGCCGCCCTCGCAGGCGAGTTCGACCTCAGCGTCGGCGATGGGTACCTCTTCCCAGACGACGCAGCCTtcaccggcgacggcgcgcgcccCTTGTCCCTAGCCGGGACCGACACCATCTTCCCCGGCTGCTGCCGCGCGCCCCGCTCGCCGGTCCCCGAgctccccgcggcgggggcgacgtccgcgcgccgccccggcgaCCGGCTCACCCTCCCGCTCcggctcccgctcccgccgccagTGCGGCCGTCGTGGCTCGCGGACCGCTTCCGGtccggcgtccggcggcgcggggagggccTGGACACCGCGGCCCCCTCCCTGCCCCAATCGCACTCGTCGGCACCGCCCCCGCCCCTCCTCTCGTGGTCGAAGTCGTAGCTCCGCTTGGATCCGGCGTACCTCCGgtgcccgccgccgtgctccccCGACGGCGCCTTCCCGGACGCCGACGAGCTCCGGCTGAGGCGGCCGCACTGGATCAGGATCgcgtccacctcctccttggTGCAGCTCGACGTGCGCACCGGCGCCCGCACCACCGCGACGggcctcggctcctcctcctccggcgccgcccgcttcacctccgccgcctccccggacCCGGCCTTCGCGGCTGCAGCgacctccgcggccgccgccgccgcggctgccttGACGACGAACACCGTCCTCTTGTCGGCTGCCGGCTCCTCCGGCCTTGCTACGGCCTTCTTGGCCGTCGCCGAAGCCGGCGCCTTTGACTGGGGCACTTTCTTGGCACCGACGACCGGTGCGGCGTCCCTGCCGGATTTCCGGCTGCCGCTCTTCTTGGCGTCGTTGCACGGCTGCCCGTCTCGCCGCTTCGCGTGCTGCTTCTTGCTGAAACAGAGCCCCATGGGATTCAGACGGGGGGGAATGGACGGAGTCGGGAGCTAGGTAGGGAGGGAGGTGGGTGAGGACTGACGGTGAGCCGATGCGGTGGTGGTGTTTGGGAGGGGCAGACGGCAGAGCCTTGGGAGGCGTGGATTGGAGTCTTGCGTTTTTGTGGTGTGCGCGGAGCAGTGGAGAACAGTTTCAACAGAGacaggagaggggcggcggcgagggggagcgAGAGGGATTTCAAATTTCCTGCTGTTTCATCGGGGTCTGCGCCCACAGCGGCCGCCGCACGACGCGCACACAGGATAAAGCCGTTGAGCTCTGCGCACGGGAGAGTGAGCACTGAGCACAGTGAAGACGTGTGCCGTACCACACTTGCCACGCTTCTCAGCTTCTGCCTGATGTAAAATCTCAACTCTTTTTTGTAagaaaaaaaggtaaaatatcTGTTATTGCGTTGTTAATCAGAAATGTACACATTCAAAATCCTTTTTAGAAGGTTTCACTACTTTCCTGTCACCACTGTCTAGTGTCTACTATCACTTGTAGATTCAGCTCGACATCCGCTGCAATCACTGGCTGACATGACCCCAGGCACGTGTTCGTGTAACGCACTCTGGGTTGGGAGAGACGGTagacggagacggagacggaCGGACTAATAGCTAGATTCAAATTGGAGGAGCAGTGCAGGTGCAGGAGAGCTGGAGAGGGACTGTTGAGCTTTTCGcattgtttatatttttttgaaccCAAAAGAACCGACCGTTGCAGGGGTCAGCAGAGCTGAGCGTAGGATTGGCATCTGTCTACACCTCGCATCACATCATCCTATTGCATTGGCTCGAGGTCGGGTCATGTTTGGAGGTTAATTAGCAAgattaaataataaaaataattacataaatgagggttaattcgtgagatgaattcattaagcctaattagggtctgtttggataccctgcgttaaaatttaacaagtgttaaagttttaacactctcaaatagagtgctaaagtttaacacattggggtgtttggatgatatgttaaactttaacacctttggtggaAAATGACTCCATTgtcccctcatttatggccggcggagagagagggaggagagagaaggggtaatctgggaaaaagtggagagggggaccacttttaacacctttagcaagttttaacacctccttcatgtgtttatgaaaaatggggtgttaaagtttaacaccccacttttaacacaaatgtttggataggaaagtgttaaaaagtgttaaaagtggggtgttaaactttaacacctcctTCCCAAATAGGAccttaattcatgattagcacatatttattgtagcatcgCATGTTTACTCCACATGAAGAGCATCCAGTATCCAATTTCTTTTTTGACGAATTCACGTGATAGCAGATAAGATTTGTTCAAGCCTTGCAGAGGTGACACCCTTGATTCTTTGACGCAACACTTTCTTTGTCAACGTAGGAGGGAAGGGAAGCTTGGACCACATCCAATGATGATGGTATTGATGTCATGGTGATCCTATCTTGGACCTTGCATAGTACAGATGAGAGTCACTCTTTCCCTATTGAGATTGTGGAGTAGTATTTCATTAGTCATTAGAGATTTTAAGGGccagtttggtagggctccactCCGGCTCCAGCCGCGACTTCTGCTAGAGCCCTCCCAAAGGGCAGCGCACGAAATGGCTCCACGAGCGAAGCACCCAGAGTCGGGGCCCTTTTTGTACTGGCGGGGAGGAGCCAAAAATAGTGGCTCCTCCTGTCTCCCAAGTACTAAAGGCCGATGGTACCCTCGGCGTGGAGTGGCGGGGAGCAAGGTAGAGGGCAGGTTGGCACGAACAACTAATGAGATGCGGTGGcgcaaaagaaaaggggaacGGCGAAGCTAATGGCGAAGAAAGGGTGATATGGGGCCTACCAGTAGGGAACACCTGTGGCGGGGTGGAGAAATAGTGACATGGAGCCGCTGCAGCCATGGAACTGTCGTCTCCCACCAATTTGCCGTCCATAAGGTCGCCTGCCATGCCACCAATGCCATGGGGCCACGAGCCtacggaggagaggaggatgggcgggaggaagaggaaggagaggtggAGGACTAGCAATTGCATCTTTGGCATGCCGTGGCTGCATCCATGATGCAGGAAGAAGGGAATCTGTGGGGACGGAATTGAGCGACGTGGTGGCATGCGGAGAAGGCAGCGTTGCGACCTCACTCatggagaagataaggaagcaGGAACAGATAAGGTggagaaaagaaaggagagaaaaaagagagagaaaagaagagaaaaaagaagggTCACCCGTGTGTCTTTTGGGCTTAAAGCTCATAATTACCGTGTAAAGCCTGTTAAACAATTATTTGTTAATCTAGAATTTATATTCaatgtttttttaatttatatgaAATTGCATTATAAAATGAGGGCTACTATTTGTACAACCAAGTCAAATATGCAAGGTACATTCGACATTTCATCTCTTCATCTACTCATGAAAACATAGGCCAAATGTTTTTCAAAATGACTTCAGCTCCACTAGAGAAGTTGCTCCACCAAAGAAGCCAGAACCGGAGCTGTTTTTGGAAAAGCCGAAGCCTTGCCAAACAGGCTCTAATAGTTGAAATCACCTagatcttttcaaaaaaaaaatcacctacATCTAAAGCTcataaggccctgtttggataggGGGTGTTAAAATTGAACACCCTACTTTTAACACATTTTTATCATATTATCTCCCAAACACATGTGTTAAAAgggatgtgttaaagtttaacacccccaatttcataaacacctcaagggggtgttaaaagttgttaaacttgttaaaagtggtccccgtCTCCACTTTTCCCATTGCCCCCTTCTCtatcctccctctctcttcgtcggccataaatgagggagcaatggagtcatttctcaccgaaggtgttaaagtttaacacaccatccaaacaccccaatatgttaaactttagcactccatttgagcatggggtatccaaacaagccctaaatACGCCATATGGCTTAAGAAAGAGCAGATGCTCATAAATACAAAACGGTTGTATGTGAATCATTTCTCATTTCTTAAGGCGGAAGAGGTATTTCCACGCTCAAACTTCCCCAAGGCTCAATTTCAATCATTAACTATCACATTTTTTAAAGATGTGCATAgcatgtttttcattaagaaagaGAGAAGTACAACGACGCAACTTCAGGAGAAACCCCAAATGCAGAGTTACAAGAGACATCACCGGCGACAAACAATACAAACACgacaacagaaaagaaaaaacacctCACCACCACGACACTGAACACGACCAAGACGACTGAAGCCAACAGGAGAGATGGACACGCACATCACCGATTACCTAACAACTCGGAGCTAGCGGAGGTCGAGTGAGGAGGTCATGGAAGATGATGCCTCCAAGAAGGGAGCGACGCCAACGCCGCCATCGTCCGTCTGTCCACAGAGGAGCAGACCAAGTTTTCACCTGGCAATTCCACACAGCATACAACCAAGGTCTGGATGAGAGCCAATGCGATGGTATGGCAGCGAGTAATCCAtggcgacgacgatgaggatCATCCGCAGGCACAGCCAAAGATGACCAAGGAGCAACCATGCGGCGACCCAAAGACGACCAGTAGGCGATGGGCGGCGCTAGCAAGAAAAGGCGACCTAGATTCGTGGCAGACGACCACAAGCAGAAGAACAGAGAACCCCACTCACCCCACAACAACATCCCTAACTAATGGGGCGGCCAAAACAACTGAAAATTACGACCCAAACAACTGACAACCTGCAAGATTACAAAGAAACATTGCCTACAGAACTGCCAAACCAAGGTCACCCAAGTCGAAGTAGTTTAGAGGAGGGATATGCAAGACGACGCCTCCAGGGAGGGAACGGTGTCAAAGACGTAACCATCGTCCGTCCATTCAAGAAAAAATGGACCAAGCTTTCACTTGGTGTAACCAAAGTGTTGTGGATGACCTCGACAGTGCCCCCAACAGAGTGAGCTACACCCACGGATGTAGCCACTGCCGGCACCGGATAACACCGAGCAGAGCTTTCGCTCGCGACATCCACAGCCAAGCACCGAAAACACATCTTCGGAGACCTAAGGTTCGGGAAGAGGGCAGCCTGACAAAGGTGGCAGACCAACGCGAAGCCGTTAATAGAAGAGCACATGCAGGCGCAGATGAAGCCCTCCCCCACCCAGCAACACTCGATGACAACGATCGAGGATGACCCGTAGCGGGACGACCGCcatgggaggcggcggcaccctGAAGGAACATGGGGAGGACAAAGATGCATTCTCCCAACCCTACCAACGAAGAAGACGGCTAGCAGAGGCATGGCCCCACGAGCGACCACCATCGGCAACTAAGAGTGGGCGACGGATTCGGACGGCGACCTTGGGGGTTGGGTACGGTGgggtgagggaggaggagggaagggaagggaagaagagagaggagcgCGTGCGGCCAGAGGCAGGTGGCGGTGGCAACAGCAGGAGGCAACGAAGGTGAGGGTAAGGCCACCCGAAGTGGACACTGCCGCCACCATAGGCCGCCTTGCCCGGGAAGTAGCAACGCGGAGGTGACATCGTTGACAAGGAGCGACCATCGGAGAAAGGAGCGACCTTTGCGACCTGGGCCAACCTTTGCGACCTGGGCTGACTGGGGGCAGTAGACTGGCGTCAGCTTGGCGTAGTCATTCCCGGCTGCGGCGTCTTCGGCGTGTCGTCGTTGTAGCTACGCCGGCACGGTGTCCTCGTCCTCACGGTCGTTGTTGTCGTTGGCAGCGCCCCGGCGTGCGGCCGCCGCAGACCACGTTGCCGCCGCCACAGACCACGCTGCCGCCGCTGTATGCCGCTGCCCACTGCGGACGCTGACGGCCGTGTGATTACACCACCGCAATCGCCCAGGCCCGGTACCCCGCCGCCGAGGCCCCAAGACCCCGTACCCGCAGGGGCGCCGCAGCTGGGCGCGCGGGCCGTCGGACACCGCCCAACGCTGCCGCCCGTCGCGCTCGCCACCGACGACGCCGGTGCCGGCAACCTCCAAACGCAGCACCGGGAGACCGCGCCACCGGGCAGGAGCCAGTAGATGCTCAGCACAGCGAGCCTGTCGGTGAGGGTGGCGGCCAGCGCcagcggccgccgcagccgctgctCCATGCGCCAGATCCAGAAATTTGGGGCTTGATTTCGTTCCTCATAGTCATACCCAGTGTCACATTGTCGCGCGCTGTGTGTGGGAACTGGGAACCCTGCTCGAGATACATAGCTGCAAATAGTATTTCCTGAGGATTGAAAAGACTGAGAAAGGAATCATAGGTATCTTTCAATCTTTGCGTTCTAATGGAATCCCTGGTTCTCAAAAGCATCAGCAGAATGCTGCTGAGTAAAACTGAGGAAAACGAAGGAGgggttacacaaaaaaatggACTGCTTTTTCTCATCAAAGAAACAAAGCAAAAGCTGATTGCATAACTCCTCACGGTTCTGCTGGGGTGGCCTCGCCGTGGCTAGTTCTTTTTCGAGAGTGAATTCCCTCGGTGCCATAAAAATTAACATCAATCCCTTCAGTGTCATAGATTTTTACGAATTTTCTTCGGTGCCATCGAAATTTTGATTTATGCACTCAGTATCATTCCGTCTATCTTCCCATCCATATGCTGCTAAGTGTGATTGGAAAAGATGATCTTACCCCTCCTAAGTGAGGCCCCACCTGTCGGTGCTCCTCTCAATATCCtgtctttcttctctttctcttctgcCCGGTGCTCCTCCACGCCGCTCCATCCTCCGGCCTGCCATGGAGCTCCTCACCACCGGCACCTCCGTCCCGCCCCTGAGGTCGCGCCGCCTCGAAGCTACTCCGCCCGGCCCGCAGCCGCCTCCCCGCTACGCCGGCCGCTGCATCCACACCGCTCCTGCACGGGCATATTCGCTCGCGCCACGCCAGCCAGCCGCCCCCATGCCGCGCACTGCAAGCCGCCATCGTCCGCCCCTGGCTCGGCTCGGCTTGGCTGGCGGGAAGGCGGGGCGCAATACGGCGCTCAGGCCGGGATGGCTCGGGCGGCCGGGGACAGGTCGCCGCCatgggcgccatggccggcaCTCGGGCAGGTGGAGGGCGGGGCTGTGGCGTGGGGAAAGGGCGCAGGTGGTGGGGGAGAGCTGCTGCGCGCGTTCGGAGTGCGGCTCAGGGGAGGGGCCGGGGAGAGGATGGGGGGGCGGCCGCAGGTCGAGCAGCTCCAGGGGCCGGTTGCCATGGCCAGAATGGCCGGGATTCGATGTGGGGCGTGTGGGTGCTGGCCGGCGGCCAAGGTAGGCGGCTGGGGGAGGAAGGCAGGGGCTCGCACAGCTGCGGGAAAGGGGGAAAGGGTGGTCGCCGGGGTTGGGCTGGGCAGATAGGCGGCGGTAGCGTTTAGGCCGATCGGCCATGgccgcgaggaggaggccgggcggcgcgtcgCTGCAGCGCGCGAGGCGCACGAGGCAGGGCCGGGGACGGGCAGGGGCGCACGGGGAGCCGAGAGTGGGGTGCGCTCAAACgcgaggaagggggaggggatgGCGCAGATGGCTCACCATGGCTGGATGGGGAAGAAAGATGGGGGATACATCAAAATTTCAATGGCGCTGAGGGAAGTTCGCAGAAATCTGTGGCACTGGGAGGATTGACGTTAATTTTTTAACACGGAGGGAATTCACTCTTCTTTTTCTCATCAAAGAAACGCAAAGTTGATATGAGACCCTCACCATGTCACTAATATGGAAGG
This portion of the Setaria viridis chromosome 7, Setaria_viridis_v4.0, whole genome shotgun sequence genome encodes:
- the LOC117862544 gene encoding uncharacterized protein At1g65710 translates to MGLCFSKKQHAKRRDGQPCNDAKKSGSRKSGRDAAPVVGAKKVPQSKAPASATAKKAVARPEEPAADKRTVFVVKAAAAAAAAEVAAAAKAGSGEAAEVKRAAPEEEEPRPVAVVRAPVRTSSCTKEEVDAILIQCGRLSRSSSASGKAPSGEHGGGHRRYAGSKRSYDFDHERRGGGGADECDWGREGAAVSRPSPRRRTPDRKRSASHDGRTGGGSGSRSGRVSRSPGRRADVAPAAGSSGTGERGARQQPGKMVSVPARDKGRAPSPVKAASSGKRYPSPTLRSNSPARAAAAGNENALVQPTHGPSLSRSSSRKAEQSPFRRNPMAELDENALDNNHHHNNGNNGKLQKKSADAAVALPQKTVERAKDQIPSSRAVKEKEIVDEAVASDTKASSARMNATHSVSIVAENVTNLKPGSRSSRRSSRDFDHNGNSYASLLLEDIQNYHQQSTSAATATAAPTFALPACVSKACSILEAVADLNSSSSENKSFELERSVNDKESVNGRYGGKGPGPSLVVESEVGVKDDLMEPSMHKYVSVRDIRGVGETEPQESAGSNSFAGNAWTCSWEPNSVDSTDRTRTASQSWQYNGDEVEQVTEQSWQSKQKAAASQEPSRRGSTSNVHVQRVRGSAVSGRSDGRGVSASSSVV